A region from the Triticum aestivum cultivar Chinese Spring chromosome 3D, IWGSC CS RefSeq v2.1, whole genome shotgun sequence genome encodes:
- the LOC123078805 gene encoding pentatricopeptide repeat-containing protein At4g02750, with protein MHPARSPAIAASGLLVRDNQRITALARAGDLAAARRVFDAMPRRDVVSWNALLTALWRVGRDLPAARRLFDGMPSRNVISWNSVVAGCLAHGDLAAASAYFARTPRRNVASWNAMLAGLVRLGCMNDAERLFGEMPERNVVSYTTMVDGLARRGEVGRARAVFDEMPERNLVSWAAMISGYVDNSMLDEARKLFAAMPEKNVMASTAMITGYCKEGDVESARKLFDEIYVKDVISWNAMIAGYVHNGYGEEALKLHIIMLREGTKPDHATLIATLTACSALALLRQGRSTHAVAVKTMLESSTSFCNALITMYSKCGDVSESELVFINLKSQDIVSWNTMIAAYAQHGKYQKAISLFHEMETRGLIPNDITILSVLSACGHVGRVDDSLKLFDLMSFKYAICPGAEHYACIIDILGRAGQFEKACSYIKDMPFESEKNVWGALLGASKTHGNVQLGELAAKMLVQSDSGSSGPYVMLSNIYAAAGMWGEVNRIRGQMKEKGVKKQPGYSWTEIANRVHMFVGGDASHPEMNKIISELRKISFHMQMMANETHTMVEMSQESR; from the exons CCTCCTCGTCCGCGACAACCAGCGCATCACCGCCCTCGCCCGCGCTGGCGACCTGGCCGCGGCGCGCCGGGTGTTCGACGCCATGCCCCGCCGCGACGTCGTCTCCTGGAACGCGCTCCTCACCGCGCTCTGGCGCGTCGGCCGGGACCTGCCCGCGGCGCGCCGCCTCTTCGACGGCATGCCGTCCCGCAACGTCATCTCCTGGAACTCCGTCGTCGCCGGCTGCCTCGCGCACGGCGACCTCGCTGCCGCCTCCGCCTACTTCGCGCGCACCCCGCGTCGCAACGTGGCCTCGTGGAACGCCATGCTTGCCGGGCTCGTCCGGCTCGGCTGCATGAACGACGCGGAGAGGCTGTTCGGTGAAATGCCTGAGAGGAACGTGGTGTCGTACACCACCATGGTTGATGGGCTCGCGCGGCGAGGGGAGGTGGGTAGGGCACGTGCGGTGTTTGACGAAATGCCAGAGAGGAACTTAGTGTCGTGGGCAGCGATGATAAGTGGGTATGTTGACAACAGCATGCTCGACGAGGCAAGAAAACTGTTTGCAGCGATGCCAGAGAAGAATGTCATGGCATCCACCGCCATGATCACTGGATATTGCAAGGAAGGAGACGTGGAGAGCGCCAGGAAGCTTTTTGATGAGATTTATGTCAAAGATGTCATCTCGTGGAACGCCATGATTGCAg GTTATGTTCATAATGGATACGGAGAAGAAGCTTTGAAATTGCACATCATAATGCTCAGAGAAGGTACAAAACCAGATCATGCGACTCTTATTGCAACCCTGACAGCATGCTCTGCTCTTGCTTTGCTCAGACAAGGAAGATCAACACATGCTGTTGCTGTCAAAACAATGTTAGAATCTAGCACATCTTTTTGTAATGCTTTGATCACAATGTATAGCAAGTGTGGTGATGTCAGTGAGTCAGAGTTGGTCTTCATAAATCTTAAAAGCCAGGACATTGTTTCGTGGAACACAATGATTGCGGCATATGCACAACATGGCAAATATCAGAAAGCTATTTCTCTCTTCCATGAGATGGAAACACGTGGGCTGATACCTAATGATATTACCATCCTTAGTGTGCTATCAGCATGTGGGCATGTTGGCAGGGTGGATGACAGCTTGAAACTATTTGATCTTATGTCATTCAAATACGCGATATGTCCAGGAGCTGAACACTATGCTTGTATTATCGATATATTGGGCCGAGCAGGACAGTTTGAGAAAGCATGTAGTTACATAAAAGACATGCCATTTGAATCTGAGAAGAATGTTTGGGGTGCATTGCTGGGGGCTTCCAAGACTCATGGCAATGTGCAGTTGGGTGAACTTGCGGCGAAAATGCTTGTGCAGTCAGACTCAGGAAGTTCAGGGCCTTATGTGATGCTTTCAAATATATATGCTGCTGCTGGCATGTGGGGTGAAGTCAATCGAATAAGAGGTCAAATGAAGGAAAAAGGTGTGAAGAAACAACCTGGATACAGCTGGACTGAAATTGCTAATAGAGTTCATATGTTTGTGGGTGGTGATGCATCTCATCCAGAGATGAACAAGATCATATCTGAGCTGAGAAAAATCAGCTTTCATATGCAAATGATGGCCAATGAAACTCATACAATGGTAGAGATGTCCCAGGAATCTAGATAG